The Eremothecium gossypii ATCC 10895 chromosome VII, complete sequence nucleotide sequence CCTGCCTATGGTTGAGCAGGTTGAATTCGAGATGGCCACGATGAAGAAACAGAAGGACAAAGTCAACTCGAGTGTGCTGCTGGAGTATGCTATGAAACTGTCGAAGTTCACCCGCGTCCCGCCAACGTTTAATAAAGATGCTATAGGGCCAAACAATTTCATATGGCCGGCAGAAGACGCCATCAGACGAGGCATGTTAGCTATGGCGTCGCTGAAGAGCAAGGAGCTGACTTCCTTGCCTGGTCAGTCCGACCAGGAGGCTGAACAGGCTTCGGCAGGAAAGGAAGCAGACACTGCGGGTCCCGGTGTATCGACCCTGGAACCGGCAAACGGCGGTCATAACAGAAGGGGCTCCTTTGAGTTCACCGGGATCAGAAAGCCACCGCCTGCCAGCGATGCGGACAGCTCGGTGGTGGACGATGGAGACGCATCCATGGACTTGGATCTCAACTTATTCAATCCAGATGAATTTTAAGGCTGGGCTCTTTACTTAGGTGTTTGTCTACATATTTGTACGATCGTAAGTCAATCACGCCTGTGTCGGGCACAGCGTGGGGCGATCTTGAGTTATAAAGTTCATTTAGACTTCGATGGCGACGCCGCGTAGTCACTAAAGCTCATCCG carries:
- the MED4 gene encoding Med4p (Syntenic homolog of Saccharomyces cerevisiae YOR174W (MED4)), with the translated sequence MSANQLSKAATPKATPLGAAQGASSTSLHSFTSFQPQDASHVEQNKLHSVAIYEDLCQYEESLQRLVTSVDKFQPDLEAAQELIEIDSKLYSNLAQLPKYDLIDSQLKKLEEESKDIDERTAKILGILGECYNDLNSLPMVEQVEFEMATMKKQKDKVNSSVLLEYAMKLSKFTRVPPTFNKDAIGPNNFIWPAEDAIRRGMLAMASLKSKELTSLPGQSDQEAEQASAGKEADTAGPGVSTLEPANGGHNRRGSFEFTGIRKPPPASDADSSVVDDGDASMDLDLNLFNPDEF